The following proteins are co-located in the Flavobacteriales bacterium genome:
- a CDS encoding GNAT family N-acetyltransferase: MELQLRTAGEQDIALIAAMADRIWKIHYPPIIGMEQVEYMLNKMYSAEALIRQMGEGQVFRIIESDTASVGFISVSEKVEHELFLHKFYLDANVQGRGMGAAVFSQLMAMYPGVKKVRLTVNRQNYKSINFYFKLGFTIAEVADFDIGEGYLMNDFVMELQR, translated from the coding sequence ATGGAGCTACAACTGCGAACAGCCGGTGAACAGGATATTGCTTTGATAGCAGCAATGGCCGACCGGATTTGGAAGATTCATTACCCGCCGATCATTGGAATGGAACAGGTGGAGTATATGCTTAACAAGATGTACAGTGCAGAAGCCCTTATCCGTCAAATGGGGGAGGGTCAGGTTTTCCGTATTATCGAATCGGATACCGCTTCAGTGGGTTTTATTTCCGTTTCTGAAAAAGTGGAGCATGAATTATTTCTGCATAAATTTTATTTGGATGCGAATGTGCAGGGCAGGGGAATGGGGGCTGCTGTTTTTTCCCAATTAATGGCCATGTATCCCGGCGTAAAAAAAGTGCGATTAACAGTGAATCGTCAGAATTATAAATCCATTAATTTCTATTTTAAACTCGGATTTACCATTGCAGAAGTGGCCGACTTCGATATCGGAGAAGGTTATCTGATGAATGATTTTGTGATGGAGCTTCAGCGATGA
- a CDS encoding SOS response-associated peptidase produces MCYYKSNAQQVEEIESRYKAKFKDPTLHKARFRENGFQFPKCALILQENPQIIDHYRWGLIPSWIRSAEEAKEIRLKTLNARAESIFEKPSFRQSIQSKRCLVVSTGYFEWQHEGKKKIPHYISLNDAPLFSMGGIYESWINPANGEKINSFSIITTVANPMTAKIHNSKERMPLILEKEDEEKWLDPKLALEELEKLMRPFPEQQMQAWKISEQQFKEDNDQNPKLIEEWIDPNSFQGSLF; encoded by the coding sequence ATGTGCTATTACAAATCCAACGCCCAGCAAGTAGAGGAAATCGAAAGCCGCTATAAAGCGAAATTTAAGGACCCTACATTACACAAAGCCAGATTCCGGGAGAATGGTTTTCAATTCCCGAAATGCGCGCTTATTCTGCAGGAAAACCCGCAAATCATCGATCATTATCGCTGGGGACTTATCCCTTCATGGATTCGTTCGGCGGAGGAGGCGAAGGAAATACGTCTAAAAACCCTGAACGCCCGGGCAGAAAGTATATTTGAAAAACCATCCTTTCGCCAATCCATACAAAGCAAACGTTGTCTGGTCGTATCAACCGGATATTTCGAATGGCAGCACGAGGGAAAGAAAAAAATTCCGCATTACATTTCACTTAATGATGCGCCTTTGTTCTCCATGGGAGGGATATATGAATCGTGGATCAATCCTGCCAACGGGGAAAAAATCAACAGTTTCTCCATCATCACCACCGTGGCGAATCCGATGACGGCAAAAATCCATAACAGCAAAGAGAGAATGCCTTTGATTCTTGAAAAAGAGGATGAGGAAAAATGGCTGGACCCAAAACTGGCATTGGAAGAACTTGAAAAATTAATGCGTCCCTTTCCCGAGCAGCAAATGCAAGCCTGGAAAATTTCTGAACAACAGTTTAAAGAGGATAACGATCAAAATCCAAAACTCATTGAAGAATGGATCGAT